The following is a genomic window from Nitrospira sp..
CCATTGGATTCGCCGGTTGCGGACCATGACGGTGGGGTTTCTCACCCCGTTTTATTTCATTCGAGCCGGGACGTTGGTCTCGCTGCCGGCGTTACTGGCAGCTCCCCTCGTCTTCCTCGCCCTCCTCATGGGCAAGGTCGCCTGCAAGATTTTCGGCCTCTATCCCGTGATCGGCCTCTTCCGCCGCGAGCGAACCGAACGTTGGTATTACACCTTGCTGATGTCCACCGGCCTGACCTTCGGGACCATTTCAGCCCTGTATGGGTTGACACACGGTATCGTGACACAGGGCCAGTATTCATTTTTGGTCTCAGCCGTCATCGCGAGCGCAGTGGTGCCGACAGCCATTGCGGGGCTGTTCTTCATGCCGACACAACTTCTGCCGGAATCGGCCCTTCCCGGTAAGCCGGTCCGTCGGCTGAACGGCCCGAGCGATGAGGGGTAGCCGATAACAGGCGGGGGTTCTGTCCGGCGCTCTCCTCACCGGCAACGTCCTTCCCGCATGCCCTGACCCAGCAGTGGGTGATCCTGCCCCGGATCGCCCTCGACCGTGACGATATCGCGGCTCAGCCATCCGTTCTATAGTCCGGACATTGTACCTCGCCCTTCTCGTGTTGCTTCAGCGTCACGATGATCCACGACTTTTTCCCGCAATCCAGACAGGTGTAGTCGTACATGGGCATGGAGCACCGCCTCACTGTTCCAGTATGTGGGGAGGTTGAACAATGGTGGCGTGCAGGCCCTTCTCGCCCGGTTCCGTGTCGAACATGACCTCGAGGCCGTCCTCCAGGTCTTTGAATGTGATGCCCTTGACCGCATTTTTATGAAAATACACTTCCCCGCCTCCGTCTTTGAGGATGAAGCCATATCCCAGCCGCGGGAACAGCTTGCTCACCACACCGCGGAGCGGCGGGAGCGGTTCGGTCCGCACGACCTTGTGGGCGCGTTTTTCCCGGAACTTCCGCAGTTCGAGCGCCACCGCGTCGAAGGCGGCCCTGATCGCCTCCTCGAACGTCTTGTCCTCCTTGCGGGAAGTAATGGTCTGCCTGGTTGGAACCGTCACCAGCACAAGCGCCTCGGCGACGTTGGCCTGCTTCTTATGGTGTCGATTCTTGGTGAGGGTGACGCGGCTGTGAATGATATCCTCGTGGCCACGCTGCAGGTCGGCCATGCGGTCCTCAATCTCGGTTTTCCAACGGGGAGTCATGGCGATATTGCGGCTCTCCACTTCCAAGTTCATGGGTGCCTCCTCTCGTCTCACATGGCAACTGTCTCCTGTCTCAGCAAGGCACATGCCTCCGACGAGATGACCATCGGCCGGCCGGAATGGGCTGAACCGTTGGAAACGAGAGTATTTACCGACCTCGAATGGGAAGGTCGGGCTACTCATGACCTGATGCTGATGCATAATTCCTCAGTGGTGCGGCGGTCGCTGAAGCTCAATGCACCAGCTGACGATTCGTTTGTCGCTGAAGGAGGGGATGTTTGTGGGAACGTGTCTTGCTTTTTGGCACGGCATGCCCCTCTTGAAGAAATCTGCGCTCGATGCCTACCTCAAGGCCCGGTTCGGCCCCACCGCTTCATTGGTCGCCTACGGTCCGATCGGCAAGGAGACCACCGGTGCCAAGTACAAACAGTACGGATACGGTGCTCCGGTACGGTTGACCTTCCGTGTGGAGGGCAGGGTTCGTCGGGCGGTGTTGGGCACCATGAGTCCCGGTCCCTTCGGCCATGAACATCCAGCCGACCGGGCGCAGGCGATGTTGTGGGACTATGATTGCTACGGCCGTCTGCCGCGGCATATCGCGGCACTGGATGTGGGTGCCTTTACCGAGCGTGGCGAGTTGATGTCCGTGGCGGCGGCGAAAGAATTCTTTCTGCTCACGCAATGGTCGGAGGGTGCCACCTACAACAACGATCTGGAGCGGCTCGCGAGAGCGACCAGGCCGACAGTACTCGACCGGAAGCGGGTGGAGGCGCTGGCCGATTACCTGGCGACCATCCATCGGGTGAAGCATCGTGATCCGCAGCTCTACCGGCGGCGCCTGCGGGAGTTGCTCGGTCACGGCGAGTGCATCATGGGGCTGACCGACAGTTACCCCGATCGGTTCGAGTTCATTTCGGAAGACTTGCTGCAAGCGATCGAAACGGCCTGCAATGGATGGCGTTGGCGTCTGCGCGGCAAGCACGCTCGCCTGTCGCAGGTACACGGCGATTTCCACCCCTGGAACGTGCTCTTTCGCAAGGGGACCGACTTTTCGGTTCTCGACCGGTCGCGCGGCGAGTGGGGGGAACCGGCCGACGACGTCACCTCGATGTCGATCAATTATCTGTTCTTCTCCCTCTGCCGACACGGGACTTTGAAGGGACCGCTCGAAGTGCTGTTTCGATCGTTCTGGGACCGGTATCTGGCGGGCAGCCGCGACCATGGGGTGCTGGACACCACGGCACCGTTCTTTGCCTTCCGAGGTTTGGTACTCGCCAGTCCGCTCTGGTATCCGAAATTGACCGTGACCGTGCGGCGGAAGCTGTTCCGGTTCATCGAAAACGTCCTAGCGGCGCCACGGTTCGATCCGGCCGATGTGAACCGGTATTGCCGATGATCTCCTCTCCCTTCGCTCTCTGGATCACCGGCCTCCCTGCTTCGGGGAAAAGTTCGATCGTGGCGCGGCTCCTGCCGAAGCTTGAGGCTTTGGGCATGAACACCGAAGTCTTGGAATCCGACGCGGTCCGTCTCATCCTCACGCCGGTTCCCAGCTACTCACCGGAGGAACGGGATCTGTTCTATCGTGCCCTGGCCTTCATGGGCTCGCGACTGGTGGTCCATGGGGCCAATGTGATCTTCGATGCCACGGCGAGCCGGCGCGTCTATCGCGAGTTCGCCCGCTCATTGATCCCGCAGTTGTTGGAAGTGTCGATCGAATGTCCGCTCTGGGTCTGCATGGAACGCGACAAGAAGGGTACGTACCGACGAGGCCTGCGAGGCGAGTCTTCTACAGTGCCAGGTCTGCAGGAACCCTATGAAGCGCCGCTCTCGCCGGATTTGAAGATCGATACGACGGTCGTATCTCCGGATACCGGAGCAGAACAGATCCTGACCCTCATTCGTTCCCGTCTCGACCGTCCCCTTGCTCAGTCCGGCACCCTTCTATAGGATGAACGGCGGCACCGCACCATAGGGGGAAGGACCTATGCCTGCCTCGCTCGACCATATCCGTCCCGATACACCGATGGGTGCCAACCTCATTGCAGGCGGCGCCACGTTCCGCTGTTGGGCTCCGCATGCCGAGTCTGTGCATGTGGTCGGCGACTTCAATAACCGCCGGCGCGACAGCGCCTCCCTCCTCACGCGAAACGAGCAGGGCCATTGGTGGGGCTTCATCCCAGGTGTGAAAGATCGCCAGCACTATATGTTCTATGTCGTCGGCCTCGGCGGCGAGGGGCTCAAGCGCGACCCCTATGCGCGCGAGTTGGAGTCGCCGTTTCCCAGTCGCTGCGTCGTCCGCCGCACCGACTTTCCCTGGCACGAGAACGGCTACGTCACGCCGCCCTTTCACGAGTTCGTGATCTATCAACTCCACGTCGGCACTTTTTACACGCCGAACTTGCCGCACAAGGGCGGCACGTTTCTCGACGTGGCCCGCAAGCTGCCCCATCTTGTCGACCTGGGCGTCACGGCCTTGCAACTCATGCCCATTCAGGAATTTCAAACCGCCTTCAGCCTTGGGTACAACGGTACCGACTACTTTTCGCCCGAGATGGATTTCGCCGTGGTTGATGCCGACCTGGCTCACTATGTCGCGGACGTGAACGATCTGCTCGACGCGAAGGGCCAGCGCCGGTACCAGGTGAAAGAGCTGCGAGGCGAAATGAATCAACTCAAGGCGCTGGTGGATCTCTGCCACCTGCACGGAATGGCGGTGCTGCTCGACGTGGTCTACAACCACGCAGGCGGGGATTTCGGCGACCAGAGCCTATATTTTTTCGATCGGCAAGATCCGGCAGGCGGCCAGCGGAACTCGCTGTACTTTACGGACAAGGGCCATGCGGGCGGCCTCGTGTTCGATTTCGCGAAGCCGGAGGTGCGTGACTTCCTGATTCACAACGCGAAATTTTTTCTGAACGAATATCGCGTGGACGGATTCCGGTACGACCAGGTGAGCGTGATCGACCATGACGGCGCGCCGCAGGGTTGGCGGTTCTGCCAGGACCTCACCTCCACCCTGCATGGGCAGAGGCCGGAAGCGCTGAACCATGCCGAATATTGGAACGTGAACCCCTACATCGTGAAGCCGTTGCCGGAAGGGGCCGGATTCGACACGACCCTGACCGACGGCCTGCGCATTGCCGTTCGTGATGTCATCGGGAACGCGAGCGCGCCGGACGAGCGCCCCCTCGACATGACCGGCCTGGCACGGAGCCTCTGGCCGGGGGGATTCAATGAACAGTGGCGGTTCGTGCAGGGGCCGGAGAATCACGACATCGTGTACAACGGTCGAGAGCAACGCATCGCCAGGCTCGGCGATCCGGACCATCCGCGCTCCTGGTTCGCGCGCAGTCGGGCGCGGGTCGCGACAGGCCTGAGCTTGACTGCGCCGGGAATTCCGATGTTCTTCATGGGCCAGGAGTTCCTGGAAGACAAACAGTGGTCGGACGACTTCGTCGCTCATCACGACCTGCTCCTCTACTGGGCTGGACTCGATCAAGGCGACAAACAGATGCTCGATCACCTGCGGTTCACAAGGGAATTGCTCGATCTGCGCCGCCGGTCTCCGGCCCTGCGCGGGCAGGGATTTCGCGTGGTGCATGTCCATGATCGGAATCGCGTACTGGCTTTCCATCGGTGGGTGGAGGGCGAAGGACACGATGTGATCGTGGTGGCGCACCTGGCCAACTTTACCCGTGCCGGGTATCGCATCGGATTTCCCGGCGCCGGCGATTGGCGTGAGGTGTTCAACAGCGATGTCTATGAGAATTGGGTCAATGCCGGGGTGATGGGGAACGGCGGGCGCGTGGTCGCCGATCTGCAGCCGTTGCACGGCTTCAACGCGTCGGCGGCGGTCGTGTTGCCCGCGAACAGCCTGATGGTGTTTGCGAGGTAGGGAAACGGTCGGGGAGGACGGGTGTTACCCGACGTGGATCTCGGTGGGGTGGGCGAAGATCCTCCGCGGGCCGCCGCGCCGGACCCGACAACGGACCTGCGCTCCGGCAGACAGCCCCGCCTTCTTCGCCGACTCATTCGCCATGTACACCCGTACGACCGTTCCCGCCGCGTCCGCGAGCAGGTTAGCAAATCCTACCACTGCTTGGGCGCGGCGCACGTGAATCTCCACGACGACGTGCTGAGCCACGTCCGCCGCCGGCGAGACCGACTGCACCAACCCCTCCAGGTCCGTCCAATTTTCGATGATCGAGACTGCCATGGTGCTCATTGTAGGGAGTGAGGAGGTAATCCACAATGGCTTCGGCGATCGGTTGGCCCGTCTGTTCTTGATAGAAACTGTATGCGGGGGAAGGGTTCACCTCGAAACAATAATAGGCGCCGTCGGGAGTCCGTTTGAGATCGATGCCACAGAGGGGGAGGTTCAACTCCTGCGAGAGGCGGAGGCAACGAGCGGCGATGTCGTTCGGCAACTCGATCGGCCTCATGGTCAGGTCCTGGCCGTCCCGCGCCGCATAACGATAGTCGGTGGCACCGGTCACGATCTCCGTGGCGAACAGGCGCGTTCCGGCCGTGTGCACCCGCAGGTTGACGCCTGGCACGAAGGCCTGGAATTGAGTGGGAAGGTGCCGCAGCCTCTGCAACCCCCGCCGATCGTTCGGATTGAACTCGCGCACGATGGAGCGAATCGAGCTGATGCTCTTGAAAATGACCCGGCCGTGCTTCCGGTGAAACGCCACCGCTTCATCGAGGTCGTTCGTCACCAACGTGGTCGGAATCTCGAATCCGCAGCGGTTGATCAACCGGCATTGATAGGGTTTCGACATGTTGGACGCCATCGCTCCGGGACGGTTGAGCACGCGACAGTCCGCCAGTTCCAGCCATTGACAGAACGCTTCGTGAAAGACCCGCGAACGTTCGACTGCCGCCTGGTCCGGGGTGCGATGTCGGAATGTCCGGTTTTCCGGAAGCACGTCGCTGTCGATCATCCGGGAGTAGATCCCTTGAATATCCGACAGGCGATAGGTCGCATCACCGATGGCCAACGTGCCGTCGAAGCCCTCTTTGGTGGCGGTCAATCGCAGGCCGAGGTAGTGCGACTCCCGCTGGTTGAGTAACAGAAACGGCAGCCCGCGTTTCTCCGCCGCCTCGATCGCGAGCCGGAGAGGCTCTTCCGATGGGACACCGCAGAACAGGATCATGCCGCTACCCTTATCTCGGCCAGCGAATCCGCCACGAAGTCGGCTGCCTCCGGCGAAATCTCCGGCAGGGGCGTGGCGCCGCAGAAGCGCCACATGCCGCGCACCATACCTAGGTGGATCTCCAGGAGATGGTCTCCGCTCAGGCCCGCCAGTCTCGCGCAGGCCTCCGCACTTGCGCCGGGCGGCAGGCCGAGGCAACGTTCGCCGGCAACGAGGACGCGGCGGCGAGGTCCATCCACCTGCTCTAGGTATTGTACGGGAGCCCGTCCCAGGAGTTCCGGCCGCAGGATCGGCGGCGGATCATCCGTCCCCGCGCCGTTGTGGATCGCCACATGCGGCATGAACTCTGGGCGACGGAAGCGACGGGCCTCGCTCACCAGCTCGAATCCCCTGGTCGGCAGGCCGGCGCTTGCCGCCAGTGTCATCCATTCCAATCGGCTGCGGTCCGCCCCGCAGAGGCCGCGCGGACCGGCTCGGTTCACGACCGGGCAGGACAGGCCGGCGAGCCAGCTCAATAGCAAGGCCTGCATCTCCGTGACGGCGTACTCGCGATCGGCCGGTTTCGACCCTTCGAACTGGGGCATGTCGAGTTGCTGGATGCGCTGAAACACCACCCCCACCCGGTCGCTCTCGATGTGTCTGCCGTCGGCCAACGTCAACTTCGTACCGATGCCCGTGGAGTCCAGGGTATGGCTCCAGCGAGGAGCCAGGGCCAGCTCCTCGCCGGAGGCCAACTCGACCGCGTCCGCTCCGAGTCGTTTGCGCAGGGCACAGTAGACCCGCACGGCGGACCGGTCGTGGATGGGGCACAGGACGAGGCAAGGTGCCTGCATGAGGCTCAGCCCTCCCGCATCTTACTGTCGTAGAGCCGCTTGGCTTCCGCCGCGCCTTCCCGCATGCGTGCCTGCATTTCCTCGCAGTCGGATTCCGAGGCCAGCGCGCTTTCCCGCAGATCCGGGCGCAGGTCGCCCGTGATGTAGGGCTCGATGCTCTGCATCATGGATTCGAGGCGGGAGACGCGGTCCTCCAGGTCCGGTTCGGCCCCCGCCGTCCTCAACCCACCGGGAGGGCGTCCCTCGACGAGGTCCTTGTCCTTTTCCTTGATCTCCTTGAAGTCTTTCTCCTTCTCCTTAAGGATTTCCTTTCGTTCCTTGATCTCTTTTTCTTTGATCTCCTTGAACCCCTCTTTCCGGTCCTTCTCCTTGATGAACTCCTTGCGTTCCTTCTCCTTGATGAATTCCTTCCGTTCCTTGATCTCTTTGATCTTGCACTTGACGGCCAGTCGCGCCGTCATCGTGGCTCCGGACGAACCGATATTGGTGATAGAGACGCAGGTGTTCACGTTGCCGTAGGACTTCGAATCCGGGTTGGAGGTGGCGTTGAAGGTCACGTTGTTGGCCGATCCGGGATAGGGATCGCCGGCATCGCCGCGGTTGGCGCCGGTCGTGAGGTGCTTCAATCCGTCCGCCTGCATCAATGCAACCTGCGGATGGTTCTCATTCGAGTTGCCGCCGACGGCTTCATCGACGTGGTAGACCAGCAGGCCCGGACCTGGGAGCATCTTGTCATAGGCCGTCTTTTGGCGATTCTCGACGAGAAAGTACTCATTGCCCGGCGCCCCGTCCTTCCAGAGCCGGTAGACGGCATGCCCGGTTTTGACGTCGGTGATCGAGACGGTTTGATTGGTCGTTTGGTTCACCACGGACACCCAGCCCTGGTTGACCTTGCACCAGGCGGAGGGGTGCGCCGGGATGTCGCCGCCGCCGTTCCAGCTGCCGCCCGCCATGAGGCACCAGTTGCCCAGGCCCTCGGACGAGTAGTCGGTGTCGTAGAGGTCGGGCCATCCGAAGATCAGGTGCCCGAGTTCGTGGCAACAGACCCCGATCTT
Proteins encoded in this region:
- a CDS encoding Ribosomal arrest protein RaiA / Cold shock protein of CSP family — translated: MNLEVESRNIAMTPRWKTEIEDRMADLQRGHEDIIHSRVTLTKNRHHKKQANVAEALVLVTVPTRQTITSRKEDKTFEEAIRAAFDAVALELRKFREKRAHKVVRTEPLPPLRGVVSKLFPRLGYGFILKDGGGEVYFHKNAVKGITFKDLEDGLEVMFDTEPGEKGLHATIVQPPHILEQ
- a CDS encoding Adenylylsulfate kinase, with the protein product MISSPFALWITGLPASGKSSIVARLLPKLEALGMNTEVLESDAVRLILTPVPSYSPEERDLFYRALAFMGSRLVVHGANVIFDATASRRVYREFARSLIPQLLEVSIECPLWVCMERDKKGTYRRGLRGESSTVPGLQEPYEAPLSPDLKIDTTVVSPDTGAEQILTLIRSRLDRPLAQSGTLL
- a CDS encoding 1,4-alpha-glucan branching enzyme; its protein translation is MPASLDHIRPDTPMGANLIAGGATFRCWAPHAESVHVVGDFNNRRRDSASLLTRNEQGHWWGFIPGVKDRQHYMFYVVGLGGEGLKRDPYARELESPFPSRCVVRRTDFPWHENGYVTPPFHEFVIYQLHVGTFYTPNLPHKGGTFLDVARKLPHLVDLGVTALQLMPIQEFQTAFSLGYNGTDYFSPEMDFAVVDADLAHYVADVNDLLDAKGQRRYQVKELRGEMNQLKALVDLCHLHGMAVLLDVVYNHAGGDFGDQSLYFFDRQDPAGGQRNSLYFTDKGHAGGLVFDFAKPEVRDFLIHNAKFFLNEYRVDGFRYDQVSVIDHDGAPQGWRFCQDLTSTLHGQRPEALNHAEYWNVNPYIVKPLPEGAGFDTTLTDGLRIAVRDVIGNASAPDERPLDMTGLARSLWPGGFNEQWRFVQGPENHDIVYNGREQRIARLGDPDHPRSWFARSRARVATGLSLTAPGIPMFFMGQEFLEDKQWSDDFVAHHDLLLYWAGLDQGDKQMLDHLRFTRELLDLRRRSPALRGQGFRVVHVHDRNRVLAFHRWVEGEGHDVIVVAHLANFTRAGYRIGFPGAGDWREVFNSDVYENWVNAGVMGNGGRVVADLQPLHGFNASAAVVLPANSLMVFAR
- a CDS encoding Integrase → MILFCGVPSEEPLRLAIEAAEKRGLPFLLLNQRESHYLGLRLTATKEGFDGTLAIGDATYRLSDIQGIYSRMIDSDVLPENRTFRHRTPDQAAVERSRVFHEAFCQWLELADCRVLNRPGAMASNMSKPYQCRLINRCGFEIPTTLVTNDLDEAVAFHRKHGRVIFKSISSIRSIVREFNPNDRRGLQRLRHLPTQFQAFVPGVNLRVHTAGTRLFATEIVTGATDYRYAARDGQDLTMRPIELPNDIAARCLRLSQELNLPLCGIDLKRTPDGAYYCFEVNPSPAYSFYQEQTGQPIAEAIVDYLLTPYNEHHGSLDHRKLDGPGGVGAVGLAGGGRGSARRRGDSRAPRPSSGRIC
- a CDS encoding Putative protease, whose protein sequence is MESRKIVHCYSERCLVAPHPDLEKKLKADLDKAKGRTRTAFSNMLRIARNKPVGMDDGLIFPGDHYPLGTSARTVRNGALDRAPLRGTVRVIVVLVDFSDKPMTKTKKHFEDLFFSTGVLPNGSVRDYYKEVTHGLIDMVGEVVGPFRMPKKLSEYAHGDSGTGNVEPNARTMAKDAADASNPTVNFAQYDNDGNGFVDAFVVLHAGGGAEQTGNVNDIWSHKWVLSGGAYNADGTKIYAYLTVPEDCKIGVCCHELGHLIFGWPDLYDTDYSSEGLGNWCLMAGGSWNGGGDIPAHPSAWCKVNQGWVSVVNQTTNQTVSITDVKTGHAVYRLWKDGAPGNEYFLVENRQKTAYDKMLPGPGLLVYHVDEAVGGNSNENHPQVALMQADGLKHLTTGANRGDAGDPYPGSANNVTFNATSNPDSKSYGNVNTCVSITNIGSSGATMTARLAVKCKIKEIKERKEFIKEKERKEFIKEKDRKEGFKEIKEKEIKERKEILKEKEKDFKEIKEKDKDLVEGRPPGGLRTAGAEPDLEDRVSRLESMMQSIEPYITGDLRPDLRESALASESDCEEMQARMREGAAEAKRLYDSKMREG